One endosymbiont 'TC1' of Trimyema compressum genomic window, ACAGCCATCCCCATGCCAATTGCATTTTCAGTTTTTTTGGAAACACCTAAAAAAGGACACATACCTAAAAACTGACTTAAAACAACGTTTTTAACAATCATGCTGGTTAGTAGTAGGGTCAATAAACCGCCGAATACTTCCATTTTTTAGGCCTCCTTTTTTTCTTTTCTTTTATTTTTAATATGAGCAAATACAGCAAGTATTATCCCTAAGGTAATAAAGGCTCCTGGAGGAAGAATCATAATAAGAGCTGGCATAAATGTTTCTGGTAAAACTGGAATGCCAAACAAGGTACCTGCACCTATAAGCTCTCTGAAAAATGAAATTACAAAGAGCGCAACTGTGAATCCAATCCCTACAGCAATACCATCGATTACTGAATAAATAACTGGGTTTTTACTTGCAAATGATTCTGCTCTTTCAAGAATAATACAGTTTACTACAATCAATGGTAAATATATACCTAAGCTAATGTAGAGCTCAGGTAAGTAAGCATTCATTACCATTTCCACTATTGTTACAAATGCTGCAATAATTCCAATAAAAGCGGGAATACGGATTGTGCTAGGAATAAAGCGTCTCAATAATGAAATTGCAAAATTTGAAACAGCTAAAATGAAAATAACAGAAACACCCATTCCAACAGCGTTTGTTAAGGATGTTGTAACTGCTAGTGATGGACACATGCCTAAGAGAAGGACAAAGATTGCATTCTTTTTATAGACGCCATTGGCAATAATATTTTTAATTTTATTCATCTAACTCCTCTCCTAATTTCCAAAATTTTTGGTATAATCAGCTAAAACTAGATTAATCCCTAAGGCCACAGCATCACTGGTTATAGTAGAAGCAGTGATAGCTTGAACTTCACCGGTTTCAATATTGCCAGGCCCTTTAATAATGGTAACTTCTTGGTTTATTGGTAAGCCATTAAACTGATCTTTAAATTCAGGTTCTTTAGCTTTTGCACCTAAACCAGGAGTTTCATTATGTTTTAAAATGGTTATTGATTTAATGGTTTGAGTTTCTTGGTCAATGGCAACAAGATTTTTGACTTGATCAGCATAACCGACTGTTGAAACAATATAGAGGTAGCCTAAGGTGCCGCTTAGACCTTGGACTTCATGTATTTCTGAAATACGAGTATCCCTATCTGGAAATTCAGCTGTAACATCTTTAAAGTCAGTTGCATTTGGGAAAACATCTTCAAAGGAAGTTTTCTTAGAGGATTCAGCAGAATCAGCTATAATAGGTGCTGTAATCTGATTAACCAAAGAAACAGAAGCTGCAATTACTATACAAATAATAAATAGGATGGCTCCTAAGACAGGAACACTAGGCGACTTTTTCATCTTTAGCTCTTCCTTTTTTCTTTATTTTAATTTTTCCAAATATTCTTTTTCTTAAATGTCGATCCATTAATGGAACAAACATATTCATAATTAGAATTGAGAATAAAACACCTTCAGGGTAGTTGCCTTGAAGTCTAATAATCATGGTAATAACACCTAATGCAATAGCATAGATAATTCTACCTTTACGGGTCAATGGTTTTGTTACCCAATCTGTTGCCATGAAAATTGCTCCTAAGAATAAACCACCAGATAAAATGTGAAGAATTGGAAAAACAATTCCTAATCCATTCATGGAACCAATAATCCAAGCGATTACGAAACATGTTCCAATATAGAGTAGAGGAATTTCTAAGTGAATTCTCTTTCTAAATGCTAAATAAATACCACCGATTAAGAGAGCAACTACACTGGTTTCTCCGAGAGAACCGGAGGTATTACCGATGAATAAGGCCCAAAGGGCATCTGGATTAGAATCTACATTATGGGCTAATGATACGGCACCGGAACCATCACCAACAGAAAGCAGTTTAAACATTTCTTTAACTTGTACCAATGGTGTAGCAGAAGCAATAGCATCAAGACCTTTACCTGGTTCTACCCAAGTTGTTAATGGGACAGAAAAAGAAATAAGTAAAATACCACGAGCTGCAATAGCTGGATTGAATATATTACATCCTAAACCACCAAAAAATTGCTTAACGAGAACAATGGCTAGGAAAGAGCCTAAAATAGCAATTGGAATAGGTGTACTCACAGGTAAAGTTAAAGTGAGTAAAATACCAGTTACTATAGTACTACAGTCCCAAAGTGAATTTTCTCTTTTCATTATTTTTCTAGCAATCCATTCAAAAAGAAGAGCGGAAACAACCGTTACTAAAAGTAGTATTAGTGCTTGTACTCCAAAAAAATAAATACTGACAGCTACAGCTGGTAATAAAGCAATAATTACATCTATCATAGCTTTTTGAACAGTATTACCATTATGAGCAAATGGAGAAAGGGAAATTCTTTTCATAGTAGTTTCCATTTATTTCTTCCTCCTTCTTAATTCAATTTTGCCTTGTCGAATATAATCTAGTAAAGGAATAGCTGATGGACAGACATAGGAGCAACTACCGCATTCAATACAGGCAGATAGTCCATTGTTTTCTAATTCATCTACTTTTCCTTTTTTTACGAGGGTCGCCAGTGTTGTTGGCTCTAAAAATGCAGGACATTTATCTACACAAGCAGAGCAACGCACACAATTCATTTCCTTGGTTTTCTTTGGTAAATTCTTTAATAAAATAATTGCATTAATACCTTTTGTTACAGGAACCATTTCACTGTACATGGCTTTACCCATCATTAATCCACCTGCTAAAAGGACTTGGTTATCTAAACCACCACCACAAGCATCAATCAAGTCTTTAAATGGTGTACCAATGGGTATGAGAAATGATTTAGGGGTTTTTAAAGCATCCCCAGTTACTGTTACATAATGGTGGGTTAAGGTTTTGCCTTTTTCAATAGCATCACAGACAGCTTTTGCTGTGCCAACATTGTTAACAATAACACCTATATCAATTGGTAAACCGCCATAAGGAACTTCCTTTTTAGTCAGTGCATAAATCATTTGTTTTTCTGCTCCTTGAGGATATTTCTCTTTAAAAAGAGCAACAAAAATTGAATCTAGATTCTTAGTTTTTTTATCAAAAATCTTATAAATATCCATTTTATTATCTTCAATACAAATTACACCTTTTTTTGCATTGGCTGCCTTAACTAAATAGACTAATCCTTGAATAATTTCATCTGGATGGTTTTTCATTGTTATACAGTCTGCAGTATTATAAGGTTCGCACTCAATACCATTGAGGAGAACCATGTCGCAAGGTTTATCTGATGTGTACTTAACCGGCGTAGGGAAAGTAGCTCCTCCTAAGCCTACGATACCTGCTTCAGCTATTTTTTCAACAATAGCTTCTCTTGTTAAGTCAGTTCCTCTTGGAGTTTCTGTTAATGAAATCCATTGGTTTTTTTCATCGTTTTCAATAATAATTGTAGGAGAAACATTTCCTGTTGGTTCTGGGTGGTTTTCTATTTTTAGAATAGTACCACTGACAGAAGCATGGAGGTTGCTTGAAAAAGCGCCATCTCCTTTTGCAATTAATTGTCCGACTTTTACAGTATCTCCAATTGTTACAACGGGAATGGAAGGTTTTCCAAGTTGTTGTCCAAGTGGAAGATAAACGAGCTTGGCAGCGGTAAATTCAGAAACAGGTGCTTCAGCTTTAGTTGTTAACTTTTTTTTCTTGTTTGCACCATGTATATGAATGCCACCTTTAAATGTAAATTTTACCAAGATTTTCACCCCTTTATTTAATAATAATGCACTGTGTATTTGTATGCTTTTTTCATCTTACATTGTTAACTTCCTTAAATTATAC contains:
- the rsxE gene encoding electron transport complex subunit RsxE, which translates into the protein MNKIKNIIANGVYKKNAIFVLLLGMCPSLAVTTSLTNAVGMGVSVIFILAVSNFAISLLRRFIPSTIRIPAFIGIIAAFVTIVEMVMNAYLPELYISLGIYLPLIVVNCIILERAESFASKNPVIYSVIDGIAVGIGFTVALFVISFFRELIGAGTLFGIPVLPETFMPALIMILPPGAFITLGIILAVFAHIKNKRKEKKEA
- a CDS encoding FMN-binding protein, with the protein product MKKSPSVPVLGAILFIICIVIAASVSLVNQITAPIIADSAESSKKTSFEDVFPNATDFKDVTAEFPDRDTRISEIHEVQGLSGTLGYLYIVSTVGYADQVKNLVAIDQETQTIKSITILKHNETPGLGAKAKEPEFKDQFNGLPINQEVTIIKGPGNIETGEVQAITASTITSDAVALGINLVLADYTKNFGN
- a CDS encoding RnfABCDGE type electron transport complex subunit D, with amino-acid sequence METTMKRISLSPFAHNGNTVQKAMIDVIIALLPAVAVSIYFFGVQALILLLVTVVSALLFEWIARKIMKRENSLWDCSTIVTGILLTLTLPVSTPIPIAILGSFLAIVLVKQFFGGLGCNIFNPAIAARGILLISFSVPLTTWVEPGKGLDAIASATPLVQVKEMFKLLSVGDGSGAVSLAHNVDSNPDALWALFIGNTSGSLGETSVVALLIGGIYLAFRKRIHLEIPLLYIGTCFVIAWIIGSMNGLGIVFPILHILSGGLFLGAIFMATDWVTKPLTRKGRIIYAIALGVITMIIRLQGNYPEGVLFSILIMNMFVPLMDRHLRKRIFGKIKIKKKGRAKDEKVA
- the rsxC gene encoding electron transport complex subunit RsxC — translated: MVKFTFKGGIHIHGANKKKKLTTKAEAPVSEFTAAKLVYLPLGQQLGKPSIPVVTIGDTVKVGQLIAKGDGAFSSNLHASVSGTILKIENHPEPTGNVSPTIIIENDEKNQWISLTETPRGTDLTREAIVEKIAEAGIVGLGGATFPTPVKYTSDKPCDMVLLNGIECEPYNTADCITMKNHPDEIIQGLVYLVKAANAKKGVICIEDNKMDIYKIFDKKTKNLDSIFVALFKEKYPQGAEKQMIYALTKKEVPYGGLPIDIGVIVNNVGTAKAVCDAIEKGKTLTHHYVTVTGDALKTPKSFLIPIGTPFKDLIDACGGGLDNQVLLAGGLMMGKAMYSEMVPVTKGINAIILLKNLPKKTKEMNCVRCSACVDKCPAFLEPTTLATLVKKGKVDELENNGLSACIECGSCSYVCPSAIPLLDYIRQGKIELRRRKK